A genomic window from Glycine soja cultivar W05 chromosome 10, ASM419377v2, whole genome shotgun sequence includes:
- the LOC114370288 gene encoding LOB domain-containing protein 1-like produces the protein MEYKVKTTTSTPSPPIPIHVPTMLSNSPPSSSSSPPSQSPTPFPSPSQGSPSAAPPSPPPPLPPVVVSPCAACKILRRRCVEKCVLAPYFPPTDPLKFTIAHRVFGASNIIKFLQELPESQREDAVSSMVYEANARIRDPVYGCAGAICQLQKQVSELQAQLAKAQAEVVNMQCQQANLVALICMEMSQSQEQHVLQPQTHVDMSCFIEDNSFGTAWEPLWT, from the exons ATGGAGTACAAAGTGAAAACCACAACATCAACACCTTCTCCACCAATCCCAATCCATGTTCCCACTATGCTGTCAAACTCTCCtccatcttcatcttcttcacctccttcaCAATCTCCCACTCCTTTCCCTTCACCCTCTCAGGGCTCTCCCTCTGCTGCTCCACCGTCTCCGCCGCCGCCGCTGCCACCGGTGGTGGTTAGCCCTTGTGCTGCCTGCAAGATCCTCCGCCGTAGGTGTGTGGAGAAGTGTGTGTTGGCTCCATATTTCCCTCCCACTGATCCTCTCAAGTTCACCATTGCTCATAGAGTCTTTGGAGCCAGCAACATCATCAAGTTCTTGCAG GAACTGCCAGAATCCCAGAGAGAAGATGCTGTGAGCAGCATGGTTTATGAGGCAAATGCTAGGATCAGAGACCCAGTTTATGGGTGTGCTGGTGCAATATGCCAACTTCAAAAGCAAGTTAGTGAGCTACAAGCACAGCTGGCCAAAGCACAAGCTGAGGTAGTGAACATGCAGTGCCAACAAGCCAATTTAGTGGCGCTTATTTGCATGGAAATGAGTCAATCACAGGAGCAGCACGTGCTTCAGCCTCAAACTCACGTTgatatgagctgcttcatagaGGACAACAGTTTTGGGACTGCTTGGGAGCCTCTTTGGACATGA